atcttccttttataagagggaatcatcaaatatgtttctcgaaaaatatttttcacatgataagtgcatttgctagatgattccacatgtcaaaaatcaatgatgtgaattaaacttgatatgacatatgcttgttaagttcggaagaggataatgtatcaagaaaatccaattgttaggatcaagaaaatccgaaaatgaaatttgacactttcatatattcggacagggttttactagagatattcaattacaatcatgaaggtaaaacatgcttatgatcatgaaattttttgtattcaagcacataatttccaacatgtaatcatggcaagtaattgtgtaaaatcattattgcaatcaagtgatttgatcattcaatcaaaaaagtccgaaaaataattttaactcgtttaatcattcggacatatttttgccatagtttttcaaatataatcatgaagataaggcatgctcatcatcatggtagtatgatagcaagtttaccatatacaagctagcaaaaaatttctacattttaaggcccgcaagctagcaattttgagatgttcaagaaagcaactcttgcttcttgaaatataagttttactagatatgcaagttaactttttgcttcttgagataggcaagatagcattccttggtgatgttcaatatagctaagttctacatcatgcaagctagtgaattttataacattttagaacatgcataatcaccaaagcatcataaattttaatgatgtgcaaaattacaaattttgcatgattgcatttgtgtgtcttgagatttgcaagatagcacttcttgatgatgttcaagatagcaatttcttctcttttgagaagtgcaatttttgctttcttctttaattgtgcaagctagctatctccccttttgtcattgtcaaaaagaagggaaaaaccctttacatcaatttttaaatcatgacaaaggttagtatcaatctcatttgtgcatcattatattttcaaattaaaacatgcacattttcaaaacatataaactcattattatatgcatgattccaaatcatcattcatattatttcaatcattgtttcactcatcattatagcttatcatgcataatatgtaaaaccatctaacatgatataaacatttatttatttaattttttttttaaacattcatgatacacatcatacattatcataataaaaagcatatgcatcattccaaatcataaatatttcaaatcatcatggtattaatttatcacattgcatcctaccatgcatgatcgaaacttctcatttgcatacatcaatataaattcatgaatatctcatgcattcatatcatcacttgaggaatattgaaaagaaataattgggtgatgagataaatatttcatgagtataaagaattgcataaaaatcatatcatgaatacaaggaatacaagtcacaatcattcaagagaaaaatcaagatcatgattttgataaaactcatttcaaatttaaatcatcaaaatcatttttatggctcacaaaatttataacataaatagattcatgatttcattgataatatattttatcccttttttaagtgtttcattttaagtgatcgatttcatgttagcataccttttcatttatgaaaacatgcatcaatttttttaaagccactgttattatcatgaaaatcgataatcaagaatcatcatacataaaaaatatatactcattaatcataatttcaaattaagcatgatttcatatactcaaaatcgagaaataacaatgaaaatcaacatgatacacattattacttctcaaccacatatagcatgatttcataaggtatttttaatcacaatcattttgtttatcataaacatgcaattttcatgattattttcaaaattactagaatgataagcatgattcctaattgtttgtattttcattataaaattattaaacatgtaattttcaagaaaattaaataaaaaagaaaaatgctttaagcatcatgtaattttaaagtaaattaaaggcattttgattacctcaacgtcgaaaggcgtaaaggcatagtttgccacctcgcctttgttgattttctcctcgtcttcggaggagctcgattcatcccaatttttgttcttcttcttgcgttcaaagcaagtagttccgttctttttactttttaatttttgtttcatttgtagtttaagttcaccatcacttgagcttatgctcgagtggtcttcaaatgttctatgtcccaaatccttcctgttctttggaagttggttctcaagttcttcacgtgcattgcacgtcatttcatatgtgatcaatgaaccaattagttcttcaagtggaaattggttcaagtttttcgattcttgaatagcagttacttttgaatcccaagttttagaaagtgagcgcaaaactttgttaacgagttcaaaatccgaaaagcttttaccaagtgattttaaaccattgacgacatccataaaacgggtgtacatgtcaacaacggtttcgcttggtttcatatgaaaaagctcgaaatcatgcagtaaaatattaactttcgagtctttgactctactagttccctcgtgcgtgatttcaagagtgcgccgaatatcgaaagccgtttcgcacaaagaaacccgattgaactcatttttgtccaaagcgcaaaataaggcattcatagcctttgcgtttaaagaaaaatacttcttctctaaatccgaccattcgttcatcggtttagagggaagttgaaaatcgttttcaacgatattccataaatccaaattcaaagaaatcaagaaaactctcattcgagtttttcaataagtgtagtccaatccgttaaacaacggtggatgaaagaccgaaaagccctcttgaaagctatgaagagccatttttctcgggtgtaaatccgaaatgagaaaaaccccgctctgataccaattgttaggatcgagagcactaagaggaggggggggggggggtgaattagtgcagcggaaatctttcagcgattaaaaacgaaagctgcgttcgttcgataaaaactattttgatgcaaaagccgattctaagattacttatgattaagtgcagtttacgtctaagcgcagtttacgcagtttgcatctaaatgcggtttgcgtctaaatgcagtttgcgtctaaatgcagattgcgtctaagcgcagtttgcatctaagcgcaatttgcgtctaagctcagattgcgtctaagcgcagtttgcgtctaaacatagtttgcagttataaatggaatcaaaacgtaaacgtaaactgcaaataaactcgttcgcaaaagcgcagaagacattttgcagttataaatagaatcaaaacgtaaatgtaaactgcaatgtaaagatcgtacgaaaacaccgatttacgtctgaatgcagattcgaaaagatcagaacttagaaacttgttcgtaaaagcgcagagagcagtagctatgtaggaggtttgcagtaatgataaagtgctcaaaataaaagcaaaccagagatttagagtggttcggtcagtcttgacctactccacttttggcttcctctaccgatgaggtcaccgacgtcaactagaggccttccttcaataggcgaaggccaactgcccttttacagtttcactccttttgacgggctcaggagacaacccttacagaacctttctctcctctctttacaactcaagacttgaagaacagaaagaggagaacttttggactttacacaaatttgagctcttagaatcacagaaaagatcaagaattcggtgtaggtctgtatcttttcagtgctgaatgggtggggtatttataggccccaacccagtttaaatttggagctcaaaacgatcaaatcccggaatttcgggatcaggcggttgcacctcctgactggggcggttgcaccgcctggcagagctcgaagactaagcctctgggcggtgctacctctgtcaggggcggttgcacctctctaccagagctcgaagaccgagctcaggcggttgcaccgcctaactggagaggttgcaccgcctggcagagctcgaaacttgagctctggcggtgctacctcctgacaaaggaggttgcaccgcccaatctcgctcggagactgagccctgggcggttgcacctcttggctggggcggttgcaccgcccagtctcgctgggagacatagcctgggcggtgctacctccctgcctgggcggttgcacctcccacagcaacctgggtccgaatgggttgaaccattcgacccaatttgagttctccaagggcccaattgccccaggattaagctaatgggatcacctcccatttctaacttaatcaacgtgctaactatgattatttcctaagacatattctgcagcttgcttcggtgcgtcactcgcttcttccggcgagtttccgacgaacttccgtcgatcatccgatgaaccctcggtgatgctcctgcggacttccggcaaactcctggactgcaacaatccacttggcaagttccgacgagctcctttggcaagcttctggacttctcggatttgttcccgcagaacctccgacgactgtccgaacttccatcgagctctcaaactcccaacgtgatcattgtcatgactccggtgcaactcctgctacatgtcttactttcatcgtagttaatcctgcacacttaaaacaaaaacttcgatcgagacaattaatcctaagcaattaaccaagttgtccggcatgtcattggtccctcgacgcttcgtccgattcttcggcgcatcgtcctttcctgcgacctattgcctaatcagccagttggctccgcaactccgatatccttggcacaatacccgctcttcttggcccgatgcccgagtccacgacccgaagccttctgtcgatacgtcgaccgatccaccggcctgacgtccaatcttctaacatgttcttccggcacaacatgattttcctgctttaattgtctcatccagatcgaagcatcctgcgtcactcaaaacgcagattaaatcataaacatatatcaagtagtttcatcatcaaaatatgagattcaacacccaacccagttcaaatttggagctcaaaattgtcaattcccggaattccgggatcaggcggttgcacctcctgactggggcggttgcaccgcctagcagagctcgaagactgagcctctcggcggtgccacctctgtcaggggcggttgcacctctctgccagagctcgaagaccgagctcaggcggtgctacctcctgtcaggagaggttgcaccgcccagtctcgcttggagactaagcccaggcggttgcacctcctggctggggcggttgcactgcccagtctccctgggagacttagcccaggcagttgcacctcctgacttgggcggttgcacctcccacagcaatcagggtccgaatgggtagatccattcgacccaaattgggtttttcaagggcccaattgccccaagattaagctaatgggatcacctcccatttccaacttaatgattgtgctaactacgataaatcctaagacaatttctgtagcttgctccggtgcgtcaatcgcttcttccggtgagtttccggcgaacttccgtcgatcatccgatgaaccttcggtgattctcctacggacttccggcaaactcctggacttgcgacgatacacttggtgagttccgacgagcttctttggcaagcttatagacttctcggatttgttcccgcagaacttctgacgacagtccgaacttccgtcgagctctcgaactcccaacgtgatcattgtcatgactccggcgcaactcctgctgcatgtcttactttcatcgtagttaatcctgcacacttatctcaacatataggttagacaacaaatgacaattgacttcatcatcaaaatccgagattcaatagccaccacctaacccaacttttgggtcactgaatgtgcctttctcttggcccaaaatagtcttaatttgggcttagttggcccctaattaagttagcttaattacattagaaaccaacccaattataattaaaactactttaatctagacaattattacaaagcattaatcacatgttgtccgacatgtcattggttcatcgacgcttcatctaatcctacggcacatcatcctcttttgtggtattttgcccaatcggcatattgacctccgtaactccaatctccttggcataatgtccgctcttctaggcccgatgcccgaacttatggcacgaagccttctatcgatatatcgACCTTTCTCCGGTCCAACGTctcatcttttgacatgttccacttcagCCTAACATtgtttcttcctactttaattgtctcttcacgATCGAAGCTAttcttatgtcactcaaaacgtagattaaattataaatgctatcaattagtttcaccaacaaaatccgagattcaataggaggcagctagtctcatagctgctcgagtggggacactagggatacaatgcaggtgctcattgatgaatgagttcactgattaatccgcttacgaaatgctaaataattaatgatacctcattgttagacaacgattccattgtcccaatggtgtatctaatccttagacttgagacataaaGAAtcttttgtatgagtactccactctttgatatcagacttgtctagaagttctagatctagtacaatcggttatCGAAAatgatagccaaccttatgagggctattgagtatcgatagaggatcatccgctcttggtgtcatATGAGGAATATCTATATGTTCTTACTCGGATAAATCCCTAGATAGGTCATTCGGAttcagagagaaagaattcttcagaagaatccgattagagtgagatttgagtagaaactgtataggcttgatagcaccatgcccggtatacagtctttgggatattaaatggatgagggactataggtacaatgGTAACCGAGGACAAATATATCGAAAGGATaaaccctgaattattggatcctatggatatgatccaataagagccaatgagagattatttgagagagatccactaatttaagaggcttgggtagttagatggagatctagtacccaatagggcatgatccattagggttaagttgacaagggacctctataaatagaaagaAACCAAATGGTCATAGGTTAGGCCTTTTTTgttatcatctcctattctcctctccccttctctcagccagtagcccctatttggggcatgtggagatttaggcagcgatttgaggagcattttgGCAGctcctaccgtgtggatcaccgctagaaatgAGGACAGTTGACTTCATTTATCCTCTCCTATAGTTCTTcaagaatttagggatatacgatttccctacgtaacacaactatctcatacgtgattttcagtttcgtgggtttttatgcaccaatctttgcacgacgataaaacttttttatgaaaatctaagatttttctttttattcttccgctgcgcatgtgatgtctcccATAGATTTCCCTATAGATAAGGCCTAAACAACCTGCCACTAGTTTACTCATGTGGACAAGAGTCCAAGGGATAGCTCGGGGTGGTTACAAATCGCCTCCCATACTGAATATTCATCAAAATATTCCATAAAAGCCCAAATGCAACTCGAGGCAGTTACATACCGCCTCCCCTATAAAAAACTTGACCCATAGTAGAAGATTTACTATAATAGAGACACAAAGCCAAACGTGCTTGAGATGCATGAGTCAAGAAAACTTGACTTATAGTAGAAGATCCAATATGGAGGAGGCACAAAACCAAACCCGCTCAAGATACGTGAGTTAAGAAAACTCGACCCATGCCAAGATAGATCTACTATGATGATGGCTCGAGGCCAAATACGCTCGAGCCATGTAAGTCGAGAAAATCTAAGCCACGTGAAGAGAAATCTACTATAATAAAGGCTCAAGGCTAAATGCACTCGAGACGTGTGAGTCGAGAACTTAACCTGCATCAAGAGAAATCTACTATGGCAAAAACATAAGCCCAACATACCCGAAACGTCTGAATCGAGAAAACCTGACCCGTAAGATGAGATCTTGAACACTCCTATATCAAACAAACTACTTCTAACCCTTCTTGTAAGAGCCCCGAAGCATACCTTGGGAGGTGGGAGGGGAcaaaatgatagaaaatatacAATCAACTAGTCATCGCTTGCCACGCAAGTATCAAATAAGACCTATGTGAGGAAAAAGCCCAAATAGCTTGCCACCTACTTGCCCATGTAGATAGGAGTACAAGGGGCAACTCAAGGCCATTACAGATTACCTCTCCCACTGAATGTTTATGAAAATATTTCACAGGAGCCCAAAGGATAGCTCGGGGCAACTATAAACCATCTCCCCTATAAAATATTCATGAGAATATTCTACCTCTCCAATGTTGGATATAAAAGCACACCCTTCAACTAAGGTGCTGAAATTAAAAATATGGATCCACAAAGATTGATCTTAAGACTATTTTGAGTGTCGGAAGGATCAACTCAGGAAGCCTCTCTTGATTTTGATCTTTGTGAAGATAAAACCACATGATATTTTCATCTCAGGAGAAGACACTTTCTACCTCAAACAACTTTATGCATATGGATCAAGGCTACATTGGACGGACAAAGATATCAATTATATTCTTCCCGACTAAATATAAAGTTACAAATTAGAAAATCTAGAAACCCATTCACAAGTAGATAActattaaaaaattaaactaGATTGGTTTCCTAACTAAACGATTTGAACCttagaaagatttaaatactattttatttttttattatatatatatatatatattttgaattgtgttgatatattttttatataagaatgatattatatatatacatatatataaatatacatgcatatacatgtatatatatatacatacatatatatatatgtatatacatgtatatgtatatatatgtatatgtatatatacatatatatacatatacatttatatacatgtatacatatatgtatacatacatatatatacatatatatatatgtatacatacatatatatacatatatatatatgtatatatatgatttttgcaacaaaaaaaaaacaaaggaatCTAAACAATCTACAACTTGTAACACGACCCACGTACTTCATGATATAGAATGAATCAATAATGGTCTGTGTATAGTTTACCAAAATTATATATAACAAGTATAATttctcttttctttattttttattttcttataaacATATTCTTGGGAAAATATTTGAGATTATAATGATGGTTAGAAAGTTGAGACTTCTAGTTGAAGTGGCCTCATGGGTgttgtttatctttttttttttttccccacttAAGAATCTTAAATTAattgtcaatatatatatatatatatatatatatatatatatatatatatatatatataattcggtccAATCTAATCTGATCGGATCCAACCAACTATGTATCCCTGCTAAGCTAAACCGGGCACAGAGTTCCACGTTTCCCGTTTCCCCGTTTCTCGTCACAAGGGGAAACTCCCGCTCTTGCTTGTCTTCGCGCAGAACGTCACAAAGCGTAGGAAGCAAATGTTACGTCTCTTAGGTGGCACGTCAAGGAGAGTACGGGGAACAGCGACGCGACCGTGGGCCCCGAAACCAAGAAAATATCAACCCACCTTTTCTCGCAATTAACTCGTTCTGGCTTTTCCGTGTATTCGAGTGGAGTGGGACACGAGGCTACTTAAGTAACTCTACTCCATATTCGCCTCCCCGGTGTCAGATTGCAGGGGGAGAGGAATCCACGGCAGACAGAATATCCCTCCGCTCTCCTCCACGCGCGGCGCCCTCGTTTCATGGCGACTCCTGATGACCTCGGGTCCTCCCTCCTCGGTCGTCGTGCCGCCTCCCGGCGGCGGATCTGGTGGTACGCCGCCAGTGCCGGAGCCCTCATCGGTAACGGCTCCGACATTGCTCCTCTTACTCTATCGTCGTGTTACTTGAAGCGAGCTGGCCTTTTCTGGTTTCTTGCAGCCATGGGTATCTTCCTCGTCGTGGTGGTCGTCGGCCCCGGCGGCCGCGACCGGGCGGAGAAGATTGGGCGGGAACGGCGGGGGATAACAGGGAGCCCGGAGGAAGTGGAATCGGAGGTGGGGGTGGTGGCGGCGGACGACTGGCGGTGCTCGGAGGTCGGGGCGGCCGCACTGCGGGCCGGTGGCCACGCGGTCGACGCGGCCGTGGCGGCCGCGCTGTGCCTCGGGGTGGTGCACCCGGTGTCAAGCGGGATCGGTGGCGGCGCATTCATGGTGGTCCGATCGGCAGATTCCGGTGAGGCCGTGGCCATTGATTCCCGCGAGACGGCCCCTATCGCGGCGTCGAAGGTTAGGCCTCTCTCGTCTCTTGTTGTTTTCGTGTCTCATCCATTTTTGCCTTCCATCCTGCGGCCAATATTAAACCCACGGATGAGTTATTGGTGCTTTTGGACGGAGCACTTTTGTGCGTCTTACTGGTGCACTCGTCATCATCAGCTTATTATTAGTTACATTTGTTTCGTAAATTATACGGATGAGACAATACGCATCGTAGAGGTTGGCTTTGACGCTATTACGTGTTAAGGCTTCACTGGATGTGAGTGGGTAATAACGATGATGGTGGATGCAATTGGTCGGCAGCACAGGACTTGATGGAGACCCGGCCCCACCTTGGCCCACACAGACGAACCTCACCCTCCCTTCATTGGCCTCTTTCTTGTGCGGTGCGGGTGACGTCCACTTCAACTCGTGCATCGAGATGCGTGCATAGAAGATGATGAAGCTGATGGGGGgaaacttgtgaaaatgagagAAAGCAATCGTGCGTGACGTCGACTGGGCTTTCAGAGTCGTGCGGAAAAGCTGATGGTGTCAAAATCGTAAAAATGACAGGACCCAACTAAGCTAAGCGGTTCCAAACATCCCGAATCTTAAAGCAAACCATGATGCATGCGATGCTCGTAAGCAGCCCTCCCTCTTTAGATTAGTGTCACAGTAAAAACCCAGAAAATAATGTGCAATTTCCCAGTTTATATCGAGTCATACTCTTTGTGTTGCCTTTTCTATTCATGCATCTGCTGATCTCATATCCACATCAACATTTTCTTATGCACATTTCATTTCATGTTCCCACTTCCCTGTTTGATTAGTCCAGTAAATTCTACATTGACATTTCATCAAACGCTGTCTCTGCATAGTTTATGTACAAATAAATGCACGGAAATCGATCACCATCTCACCGTTTGCAATCTGAACAGAACATGTACGAGAATGATCCATCATCCAAGTCCAAGGGTGCACTCTCGATGGGAATCCCAGGAGAGCTTGCAGGCCTCCACACAGCTTGGTTGAAGTACGGAAGGCTTCCCTGGAAGGATCTCTTGCGACCATCCATAACCCTCGCAAGAGATGGATTCCTCGTCGTGCCTTATCTTGCAGATGCCATCAGGACAAAGGAGGAGGATGTACTTGCAGACCCTGGGTTGCGGGCGGTGCTAGCACCCAATGGGAGATTGCTGCAGACAAATGACACTTGCTACAATCTTGCACTCGCCAATGCATTGGAGGTGATATCAACCGAGGGACCGCAGGCATTCTACGATGGGAGCATCGGTGAAAGGTTCATCGAGGATGTGAGAAATGCTGGCGGGGTTGCAACGATGGAGGATTTGAAGGAGTACAGGGTCAAGGTCACAAAAGCCATGGTAGCCAATGCCATGGGGTATACTATACTGGGTATGCCCCCACCTTCCAGTGGCACGGTGGGGATGTCTTTggtgagtgagtgagtgagtgagtgacCCTTTTTGCATTTGAGTTCCAAATGGCAATTTTTGATTTGGGCAGctctttgatgatgacaaatAGGTTCTCAACATTTTAGGGAGCTACAAGTCATCATCAGAAGGTGTGGAAGGCTTGCTCGGTCTCCACCGGCTTATCGAAGCACTAAAGCACATGTTTGGCGTGAGGATGAATCTCGGGGATCCTGATTTTGTTGATGTCGAGGAATACGTCTCCGACATGCTTTCGTCAAGTTTTGCTCATACACTTCAACAGAAGATCGACGACAGTACCACATTTGAGCCATCCTACTATATGACAaggtgattttttattttatttggtgttaattctttttcttcatgttgcaTCGGAGTTAAGACAATAATTATTGAAAGAAATACAgtgatttagatttttttttatacaaaattGATAAGGATTTAAATTAACTTGCAAAGATTTTGATGAATGTGACATCGATTATCATGGATTTAAAAGCATTTTGGGTTAGTGGTTTAAAACTCAACAAGATAGGAGGCAAGCATCTTAT
The window above is part of the Musa acuminata AAA Group cultivar baxijiao chromosome BXJ2-6, Cavendish_Baxijiao_AAA, whole genome shotgun sequence genome. Proteins encoded here:
- the LOC135615301 gene encoding glutathione hydrolase 3-like, whose amino-acid sequence is MATPDDLGSSLLGRRAASRRRIWWYAASAGALIAMGIFLVVVVVGPGGRDRAEKIGRERRGITGSPEEVESEVGVVAADDWRCSEVGAAALRAGGHAVDAAVAAALCLGVVHPVSSGIGGGAFMVVRSADSGEAVAIDSRETAPIAASKNMYENDPSSKSKGALSMGIPGELAGLHTAWLKYGRLPWKDLLRPSITLARDGFLVVPYLADAIRTKEEDVLADPGLRAVLAPNGRLLQTNDTCYNLALANALEVISTEGPQAFYDGSIGERFIEDVRNAGGVATMEDLKEYRVKVTKAMVANAMGYTILGMPPPSSGTVGMSLVLNILGSYKSSSEGVEGLLGLHRLIEALKHMFGVRMNLGDPDFVDVEEYVSDMLSSSFAHTLQQKIDDSTTFEPSYYMTRWSQLRDHGTSHLCVVDSDRNAVSLTTTVNWYFGARVMSPSTGIVLNNEMDDFSTPTEATPDRLPPAPANFIEPKKRPLSSMTPIIILKDDQLAGVVGASGGVNIIPAVVQVFLNHFILRMEPLKAVQHPRVFHTLIPNEVLYENFTAIDGEHIEFANEGKLFLEQRGHVLRSLSLGAVSQLVVHNLHDRVPSMQRKTDRKAKNGEGVFHGRLIAVSDPRKDGSPAAL